From Enoplosus armatus isolate fEnoArm2 chromosome 23, fEnoArm2.hap1, whole genome shotgun sequence, a single genomic window includes:
- the rnf175 gene encoding RING finger protein 175 isoform X2: protein MAGVHPQDDLLKMTHRENWKVQHERMHVKHRGHEAMHAEMVLILIATLVVAQIVLVQWKQRHHRSYNLVTLVQMWVVPLYFTIKLYWWRFLSMWGMFSVVTSYVIFRATRKPLSCRTPRMVYKWFLLIYKLSYAVGVLGYLAIMFTMFGFNVFFRIKAEDSMDVGVIMLFYGLYYGVMGRDFAEICSDYMASTIGYYNKGGMPSRSLTNDICAVCGQRILVDVEEEGFIEDTYQLSCGHIFHEFCIRGWCIVGKKQTCPYCNEKVDLKRMMNNPYPCWEKTHVLYGQLLDWLRYLVAWQPIIIGIVHGINFSLGLE, encoded by the exons ATGGCGGGTGTGCACCCCCAG GACGACCTGctgaaaatgacacacagagaaaactgGAA GGTGCAGCACGAGCGAATGCACGTGAAGCACAGGGGTCACGAGGCCATGCATGCAGAGATGGTGCTGATCCTCATCGCCACGCTGGTGGTGGCTCAGATAGTCCTGGTGCAGTGGAAGCAGCGGCACCACCGCTCCTACAAT ctggtGACTCTCGTCCAGATGTGGGTGGTTCCTCTGTACTTCACCATCAAACTCTACTGGTGGAGATTTCTGTCCATGTGGGGCATGTTCTCCGTCGTCACCAGCTACGTCATCTTCAGAGCCACTCGCAAGCCCCTGTCCTGCAGGACGCCGAG gATGGTGTACAAGTGGTTCCTGCTGATCTACAAGCTGAGCTACGCAGTGGGCGTCCTGGGCTACCTGGCcatcatgttcaccatgttcGGCTTCAACGTCTTCTTCAG gATCAAGGCAGAGGACTCTATGGACGTAGGTGTGATCATGCTGTTTTACGGGCTTTACTACGGCGTCATGGGCAGAGACTTCGCTGAAATCTGCTCTGACTACATGGCTTCGACAATCGGT tacTACAACAAGGGAGGCATGCCCAGCAGGAGCCTGACCAACGACATCTGTGCGGTGTGCGGTCAGAGGATCCTGGTggacgtggaggaggagggatttATAGAAGACACCTACCAGCTCTCCTGTGGACACAT ATTCCACGAGTTCTGCATCCGCGGCTGGTGCATCGTGGGTAAGAAGCAGACGTGTCCGTACTGCAACGAGAAGGTTGActtgaagaggatgatgaacaACCCGTATCCTT GCTGGGAGAAGACTCATGTCCTGTACGGCCAGCTGCTCGATTGGCTCAGATATCTGGTCGCCTGGCAACCCATCATCATCGGTATCGTCCACGGGATCAACTTCTCCCTGGGCCTCGAGTag
- the trim2b gene encoding tripartite motif-containing protein 2 yields the protein MEAHQHSPDSSSEECTVLEAPPGKNACPQHAGKVAELYCSACECALCEDCVSDHEEHPKVPLSQALGQHRSSLQERLGAIQNRLPQISDALSFVKEILQQLTNQRASIEEDIQSSFEDLHKQLDVRKSVLLMELEVTYGLKQKVLQAQVDSLVRGEGDIMASCTQTEEALAGEACVAGLQAERELQERLGELAGLGMPCQPEENDQLDLVMETDGLRKSIHNLGTIVTTSAVASQSEAMGAGLEQCIVGHPASVTIVTRDKSGGACKSGNAILSAEVFTPDGSIVDGEIVDHKNGTYEFVYIVPKEGDFSLALRLYDQHIKGSPFKLTVSRISEVSPSTTTATNSAAYATPSTGSSEGAKRRGKSPGQKKKGSKRASSALGTPRRKTQNPIEDDLIFRIGTKGRNKGEFTNLQGVAASSSGRILIADSNNQCVQIFSNEGEFKSRFGVRGRSPGQLQRPTGVAVHPSGDIIIADYDNKWVSIFSSEGKFKAKLGSGRLMGPKGVSVDQNGHVIVVDNKACTVFIFQLTGKLITKFGSRGNGDKQFAGPHFAAVNKNNEIIVTDFHNHSVKVFTPEGELVLKFGSNGEGNGQFNAPTGVAVDVNGNIIVADWGNSRIQVFDGSGSFLSYINTSADPLYGPQGLALTSDGHVVVADSGNHCFKVYRYLQ from the exons ATGGAGGCCCACCAACACTCCCCAGATAGCAGCAGTGAGGAGTGCACCGTCCTGGAGGCTCCGCCCGGCAAAAACGCCTGCCCCCAACATGCAGGGAAG GTGGCAGAGCTGTACTGTTCGGCCTGCGAGTGTGCGCTGTGTGAGGACTGTGTGTCGGACCATGAAGAGCACCCTAAGGTGCCCCTCAGCCAGGCTCTGGGGCAGCACCGCAGCAGCCTGCAGGAGAGGCTGGGGGCCATCCAGAACAG ACTCCCTCAGATTTCAGACGCCTTGTCCTTCGTTAAGGAGATCCTCCaacagctgaccaatcagagagcttcCATCGAAGAGGACATCCAGTCGAGCTTTGAGGATCTGCACAAGCAGCTGGATGTCCGGAAGAGTGTCCTGCTGATGGAGCTGGAGGTCACATATGGACTCAAACAGAAG GTCCTCCAGGCCCAGGTGGACAGCCTCGTCCGGGGAGAGGGGGACATTATGGCCTCCTGTACCCAGACGGAGGAGGCTCTGGCTGGGGAGGCGTGTGTTGCGGGCCTGCAGGCGGAGCGGGAGCTGCAGGAGAGGCTGGGGGAGCTGGCCGGCCTCGGCATGCCATGTCAGCCGGAGGAGAACGACCAGCTGGATCTGGTGATGGAGACGGACGGACTGAGGAAGTCTATACACAACCTGGGGACCATCGTCACGACCAG tgcGGTGGCGAGCCAGAGTGAAGCCATGGGAGCGGGCCTGgagcagtgcattgtgggacatCCTGCCTCGGTTACCATAGTGACAAGAGACAAGTCAGGGGGAGCCTGCAAGAGTGGCAACGCAATCCTGTCAGCTGAG GTATTCACCCCAGATGGCAGCATAGTGGACGGGGAAATAGTGGACCACAAGAATGGGACTTATGAGTTTGTGTACATAGTGCCGAAGGAGGGCGACTTCTCATTGGCTCTCCGTCTGTATGACCAACACATCAAAGGAAGCCCCTTCAAGCTGACTGTCAGCAGGATCTCAGAG GTgtccccctccaccaccacagcaACCAACTCAGCAGCCTACGCCACCCCGTCCACGGGCTCCTCTGAAGGGGCAAAGAGACGAGGGAAGTCCCCCGGCCAGAAGAAAAAGGGCTCCAAGAGGGCCAGCAGCGCCCTGGGCACCCCGCGACGCAAAACCCAGAACCCCATAGAGGATGACCTCATCTTCAGGATTG GAACGAAGGGGAGGAATAAAGGAGAGTTCACTAACCTTCAAGGAGTGGCTGCCTCCTCCAGTGGCAGGATACTGATTGCTGACAGCAACAATCAGTGTGTCCAG ATTTTCTCCAACGAGGGGGAATTCAAGAGTCGTTTTGGGGTGCGGGGACGGTCCCCGGGGCAACTGCAGCGTCCTACGGGTGTAGCCGTGCACCCCAGCGGTGACATAATCATCGCCGACTACGACAACAAGTGGGTCAGCATCTTCTCCAGCGAGGGCAAGTTCAAG GCGAAGCTCGGCTCTGGAAGACTTATGGGGCCAAAGGGCGTGTCCGTGGACCAGAACGGTCATGTGATCGTGGTGGACAACAAGGCGTGCACCGTCTTCATCTTCCAGCTGACTGGCAAGCTCATCACCAAGTTTGGTAGTCGAGGCAATGGTGACAAGCAATTTGCAG GTCCACACTTTGCAGCAGTAAACAAGAACAATGAGATCATCGTGACTGACTTCCACAACCACTCTGTCAAG GTTTTCACCCCAGAGGGAGAGCTGGTGTTGAAATTTGGTTCTAACGGTGAGGGAAATGGCCAGTTCAATGCTCCCACTGGTGTAGCTGTGGACGTTAATGGGAACATCATCGTAGCTGACTGGGGCAACAGCAGAATACAG GTGTTTGACGGCAGCGGCTCCTTCCTCTCATACATCAACACGTCAGCGGACCCTCTGTACGGACCCCAAGGTCTGGCTCTGACCTCAGATGGACATGTGGTGGTGGCCGACTCTGGCAACCACTGCTTCAAAGTCTACCGCTACCTACAATGA
- the rnf175 gene encoding RING finger protein 175 isoform X1, translating to MAGVHPQDDLLKMTHRENWKVQHERMHVKHRGHEAMHAEMVLILIATLVVAQIVLVQWKQRHHRSYNLVTLVQMWVVPLYFTIKLYWWRFLSMWGMFSVVTSYVIFRATRKPLSCRTPRMVYKWFLLIYKLSYAVGVLGYLAIMFTMFGFNVFFRIKAEDSMDVGVIMLFYGLYYGVMGRDFAEICSDYMASTIGYYNKGGMPSRSLTNDICAVCGQRILVDVEEEGFIEDTYQLSCGHIFHEFCIRGWCIVGKKQTCPYCNEKVDLKRMMNNPWEKTHVLYGQLLDWLRYLVAWQPIIIGIVHGINFSLGLE from the exons ATGGCGGGTGTGCACCCCCAG GACGACCTGctgaaaatgacacacagagaaaactgGAA GGTGCAGCACGAGCGAATGCACGTGAAGCACAGGGGTCACGAGGCCATGCATGCAGAGATGGTGCTGATCCTCATCGCCACGCTGGTGGTGGCTCAGATAGTCCTGGTGCAGTGGAAGCAGCGGCACCACCGCTCCTACAAT ctggtGACTCTCGTCCAGATGTGGGTGGTTCCTCTGTACTTCACCATCAAACTCTACTGGTGGAGATTTCTGTCCATGTGGGGCATGTTCTCCGTCGTCACCAGCTACGTCATCTTCAGAGCCACTCGCAAGCCCCTGTCCTGCAGGACGCCGAG gATGGTGTACAAGTGGTTCCTGCTGATCTACAAGCTGAGCTACGCAGTGGGCGTCCTGGGCTACCTGGCcatcatgttcaccatgttcGGCTTCAACGTCTTCTTCAG gATCAAGGCAGAGGACTCTATGGACGTAGGTGTGATCATGCTGTTTTACGGGCTTTACTACGGCGTCATGGGCAGAGACTTCGCTGAAATCTGCTCTGACTACATGGCTTCGACAATCGGT tacTACAACAAGGGAGGCATGCCCAGCAGGAGCCTGACCAACGACATCTGTGCGGTGTGCGGTCAGAGGATCCTGGTggacgtggaggaggagggatttATAGAAGACACCTACCAGCTCTCCTGTGGACACAT ATTCCACGAGTTCTGCATCCGCGGCTGGTGCATCGTGGGTAAGAAGCAGACGTGTCCGTACTGCAACGAGAAGGTTGActtgaagaggatgatgaacaACCC CTGGGAGAAGACTCATGTCCTGTACGGCCAGCTGCTCGATTGGCTCAGATATCTGGTCGCCTGGCAACCCATCATCATCGGTATCGTCCACGGGATCAACTTCTCCCTGGGCCTCGAGTag